The Gossypium hirsutum isolate 1008001.06 chromosome A13, Gossypium_hirsutum_v2.1, whole genome shotgun sequence nucleotide sequence caacagatacgggttaggggtgttacatttattggtatcaaagttacgatttagtcgattctaagactaacgtagcgagtgagagtttagctatacatgccatatatataaactatgatagtgtgattaTTTCTGACAGCTTAaagtgtgttttcatatagtaaatggatcccgatcgagctttagctgacgatgtggaaagtaatgtgcCCGTTCCCGTTCAAGCGGCAACGCCGACTAATTCTTAGCCGATTTCAAGTAGTCAAGGGaaagaggctaagcaagccttcttctagatgatgagtgagtggttcacaaGGTTCATTTGAACGAAtccagctgctcaacaacctccacccccatcTGTTCCTCAACAAACCCCTATAGTTGCTCAAAGTATTGATCTTCTACGATTAAataaaccacctgttgataagatttaGAAACATAGGGCTGAGGAGTTCCGGGCTACCATTGTTGATGATGCTGAGAGTGTTGAGTTCTAGCTCGAGAACACAATCCAAGTAttggatgaattgtcttgtactcctaATGAATGTATCAAATATGTGGTATCCTTACTTAGACATAATGTGAAATGTTGATATCTATAATTCCGAGGTAACGAGTCACCTGGGAGTTCTTCCAATCTAAATTCTaaaagaagtatataagtcagcgatttcttgatcagaaacataaagagtttatagaattgaaacaaggcggGATGACTGTGaccgagtacgaaagagaatttgtacgattGAGAAAATATGCTCACGAATATGTTTCTACCAAAGATATTATGTGTAAGCAGTTCGTTGACGGGTTGAATAAAGATATAAAACTTCTAGTCGGGATTCTAAAAATCAAAGAATTCGTTGTTTTAGtcgaaagggcttgtaaagccaaagatctcagcaaagaaaaaagaaaagcaaattcAGAGGCTAGAGACACCGGAAAAAGATCGATGAATAAGTCGTATCAGTCTTCATGAAAGAAATCTAAGGATTTGTATACTCACCCGAATGCTTCGATTGGATATCTGAACAAGGATCGTGCTAAACAATACTCCGGTTccaaagctcaagctacatcagtagcTAATGTTGGTAGTGTAAAAGACAATAAACCCTAATATTAGCACTGTGGACgatgacattttggagaatgttggaataaaagtaataaagcttgttacaaatgtggttcaTTAGAACACTTCAGCAGAGATTGCCCAAAGTTGGATGAGAAAGACAAAGTTCAAAATGTGAGATCAAGTAATACTGCTATTAGAGGGAGACCACCTCGAAACACTGGAAATACGATTGGTAACCGAAGTGTTGCAAGAGATTCTATTGTGAGAtatgaggcacgagcacctgcttaagcttatgctattcgtgcacgggAGGAAGCATCCTCGCCAGACGTTATAATCGGTACTTTCactttgtaatatcccgaaatagggcctagtcagaatagtggttttgagacaacAAATCTGacgtaaaaataaatttttttatgattattttgaggtctaggatatgaaaacaTGCTTGTgttaaaatttcgtgaagaaattctaagtataatgCGCTCAAATggtaattagggaccaaattgaataagttgcaaaacttgggttctagatgtaatttgtatgaaattgctttgaattattaattagaagttcttaaaaagtaattttcaaaatttccaagtttttggacaaaaatgggcatgcatgaaaaattttgaaaggctagtaaggaagggcattttggtcatttggtaataaactaaataaaaagggaaaatgaaagcaaaaatcagccatttttcTTCTCCATCTGCATAAAATTGacgggtctccatagctagggttttcaacattttcaagttcaatagtaagtgctctctagccccgttttcaatgttctttgtatttttgagatcctcgtatcAAGCTCTCTctttttctacccatatttcaagctagggttcatgtttagaaatttacccatgcataagATGctttgttttgatgatttatagagTAATATGAGAGTTTAgaggatagtaaacaacttttactaaatagtttttcatgaaaatggcttaagagactattttgtaaaagctgtaaaaatgggtagaaaaatgtgaaatgaagaaaaatgtgggctgctataagcatgaaaaatattcagctaggcttgggtaacccaGAAATTACATGCattatatgagcctagggactaaattgtaaaagtgtgaaaggttaggggcaaattggtcattttgcccgggGTGAGTTTAAgccaaaaataatcaatttgaggtattaataatttatttttactgatatagaccccgaggaaccaattccgGAGGTCAACCGtagaaaacgaaaggttttggaataaccgaaaTACGAACCCGaaacaattaccaggtaagtGCGTGTAACtcaaagtaaactcttaataaaCTTAAATGTATAttcttgaatgtatgataatttagatattcatttCAAAATAATACATGAAATGTGGTAGTATAATTTAACAAGAGAATTGATATCTGATGCatttctcgaaatgaattgaCAGTAAAAGGATCTAGTCAGGACGGGTGTTCCtttagtgatcgagcctcccgaagaatatgtgtggtagtggatttagcccggacgggtaatccgatttaggatctgaatttagcctggattggtaattcagatccgagctcattagagtatatctcgttgcaggggatttagcctggactggtaatcccgacattactctatgagtttatactgcgggggatttagcctggactagtaaacCCGCCGTAAGGACCGAGGTTTGTAGGAGtgcatacttgaaatgatcacttaCATGAAATGACGGTAAACTGGATATCCATTGAGGTTCCACAAAACTCAACAGGATTATTATTATGAGAAATGAAATGGAAAGgcttgaattgatgagctcatctaagattaaTGCTTAAATGTATTGACATGAGACTAAcatgatgattgagtgtatgtgataggaaaattatactatgcatgttggcattaatatctaatatggttgtatgctaaacaACCGGTAAGTTTACCTTCTTGTTATCCAGACTTACTAAGTATGTAAACGCTTacctcctctcttttcccttgttttacaaaGCTCGCGAACTCTTGAAGATTGGTAGACAGTTGGagtatcgatcacactatcaatttgtCTTGTcttggtatatagaaacttttattttgttataatgacatgtataggatttttggtcatttttttatatgtgtcatttggctagccaatgtaagggcttaaatgattattcattttgtatatggccataagatgtGGCTCAtgttgatgtaggttgtaaatcTACTAATTGTGCAGGTTTAtgcttaaatgtttcatgagatggtTAATGTGATATACCATGAATGAATATGTATAATGTGGCTAAATCACTTGAAGATGGTTTAGGTCATAATTGGCATGATGTATAAAATGAGCTAAGTATATAATATGATTTGTAAAATGGTAACCCTAAAACAAAGAGGGTAATATCAATATAGATTAAGAAGAGTCATGAAGCAACATGCATGACCTAGGCTAAAAAGGCTTTATGGGTACATTTATATCATGATAGACATTTAAGGAAGATATTAGTGTGTATGGATGTTTgaaggtgaccaaaggcttggaatatAGCCTACAAAAAggttcacacgggtagacacacgggcatatgcctaggccgtgtgtgacacacggtcagtccccatgggcgtgttgtactgtcgtgtgtcccctgcacctaaaattttaggtcagtatgcatggtagttaacacatgggcagagacacggccatgtgtttcaaccatgtagaggacacggcctagcacacgggcgtgtgccttggccgtgtgcccctaaatgaatgacgacgtcataaatagaatgtccaggtttttgcacacgggctgtgacacaggcatgtcatggccgtgttggGGATACGGgccagagacacggtcgtgtgcttggctgtgtgaaaacccctgtaggatcgaaacaaaaaataattctacacgggtaagggacacaagcgtgtcctaagcacacgggtatgtgcattgcctccacacgagcgtgtgaggcttaaacctaaaattttttccaaatttttttaagttttcagtttagtcccagTCTGCTTttcatgcatgttttggacctcataggtccataatagggacaatatgattttgtttgattATTTTTCAATTGGAATGAAACTTTATAACCAATTTTTCCCGGAATGTCCATGCTTGTGtacagtaatgcctcgtgccttgttccggtctcgagtacgggtaaggggtgttacatttagtggtaccagagcTGCAGTTTAGTCGACTCTTGGACTAACGTAACATGtatcgggtctagctatacatgccattatacaagttatgGTAGTGTGACATCTTCTAACCCTTTTTAgttgtatttgaatatagtaaatgtcttccgatcaagcccaagatgagtccgagggagccgagagccatgctccagcttccataCAGCGAGCTacttctagtagtagtagaaggcctatgtctgagGGTTGGGAAGAGACGAAGGCTACCTTTTCgaaatgatggatgaatggtttggggattacctgagaAACTGCCCTAATATACCACGACCTCCTTGCCCTCAGCTCGACCTAAAGAAGAAGTGCCACAAGGTATGGCACCCATGAGAATTGGTAAGACCCCAACGGATAAATTTAGGAAATATAGAGCCGAAGAGTTTAGGGCCACGATGGATGACGATCCGGAACGTGCTAAATTTTGTCTTGAGAATACCATGCGAGTTCTCAATAAACTGTCGTGTACTCCTAAGGAAAGCTTGAAATGCCCGGTGTCGTTGTTGAAAGacactgcataccactggtggaagactataTCCTCGGTGGTACCAAGAGAGAGTATCatatgggaatttttccaagcggAATTtaggaagaagtatattagtcaaaggtTTCTAGATCAAAAATGGAAAGAGTTCTtgaaactcaaacaaggaaatagaacCATGTCAAAATACGAAAAGGAGTTTGTAAGGTTAAGTCAGTACGCGAAGGAATGGGTCCAAACAGAGGTAGAAATGCGTAAGCGCTTCGAAGAAGGTCTAAATCAGGAAATTAATTTGTTAATTGTGATCGCCGAGATATGAGAACTTGCTGCACTAGCCGATGGGCCGAGAAGGCCAAAAagctcaataatgaaaggaaacAAGCAAATAGAGAAGCCCGAGTTTCAAGTAAGAGATCTAGCGGTAGAACACACTCCTTCCCCATGAAGAAATCGAAAGGTCAACAAGAATGGTCCACTGCATCGGTGGGATATTTGGGTAGAACAAGGAGTTCTAAGCGTCACAACCCGAAGTCTTCTTCccctatggtaactagtgtgggaagtgtagatgatcaaaagctgaGATGTAAAAgttgtaacaaatttcatttcGGAGAGTGTCGAATGAAGAGCGGAGCATGCTACAGATGTGGTTCGCTTGACCACTTCCTTAGAGATTGCCTGGAGTGAACCGATAAAGAGGTGGAATTAGCCACGAAGCCTAATGCTCCTCTTTCTCAAGGTAGACCTTTAAGACATCCCGGAAGTGCAAGTGGCAGTCAGAATATTGCCAATGATACTACTgcaaaatcagaggctcgagccCCGGTGACAACTTACGCAATACGCACTAGAGAGGAAGCTTCAGCTCTCGGTGCCAttatgggtacattttctctccataATACTCATGTTATTTCCTTGATTGACccaggatcaacccattcatacatttgcatgaaattggtgtctagcatgaatatgtctGTGGAACCAACAGattttgtgattaaggtgtcgaaccctctaggcaagttTGTTTTagtagataaagtttgtaagaattgtcctttgacgattcaaggtcattgttttccggctaaccttatgctTTTGcctttcgatgagtttgatgttatacttggcatggattggttggtcATTCATGATGTGACaataaattgtggtagcaagtatattgtaTTGCAAGGTTCAGATGGTGAAGTTCTCTGAGTTGACTTAAGTGAGTTGAATACACCACCGGTTATGATTACCTCAatgatggctcaaaggtatatgagaaaagggtat carries:
- the LOC107902300 gene encoding uncharacterized protein gives rise to the protein MDDDPERAKFCLENTMRVLNKLSCTPKESLKCPVSLLKDTAYHWWKTISSVVPRESIIWEFFQAEFRKKYISQRFLDQKWKEFLKLKQGNRTMSKYEKEFVRLSQYAKEWVQTEVEMRKRFEEGLNQEINLLIVIAEI